The following are encoded in a window of Plectropomus leopardus isolate mb chromosome 23, YSFRI_Pleo_2.0, whole genome shotgun sequence genomic DNA:
- the si:dkey-33c9.6 gene encoding active breakpoint cluster region-related protein isoform X1, with protein MDVYQEAVRYLESQHVPVVAVAEADVLEEDVFQEETVSCLLSPLHPETFDFPDTPTLCSPEEMLERRLVVLKGVLESEEVYLRELEALLMPMKALRASAGTSQPVLSSQQVQTVFYQVPELRDLHQSFCSGLKARLSSHCQPEPGAADDKNMSCTGFELMVGDLFLKMVNHIGLYGGFIGNYEDAVEIVHKCTNSDPRFRTLAQSMMSHNGSDKTKYTFEALLYKPLDRVTKTTLVLRDLLKTTPVEHGDYTSLQEALRLSRSFLSGVNESSQCKREVTLSHGMRRQLMRDGFVVDASEGERNLRHLFLYTDLLLCTRFKHANRGKPDQYRFCWYLPLAGLKLRWVADQERSPDAHLRLHTIRTKMYLLRQQLRQHAKGFWGLAARSRKLEQLELMLLTHSPVYTLELHSPSDKSHTLVFSSLYELEEWREAVHKLTTDNIETVPPDLLTLTSACVKLRMTQQPPLHSTNAVEDEACLCGTLSVAVHSACGLQQPAYVYVCVEVDGYEFYDKQAQTHSSVCSLNPHWDQELSFQVDGAQELRVLCVSQSDRQDQTVLGKAAVKLESKTLSKRWRRQTLQLGQVEVTLSVKFCPHPLEPPSSTAQQQLPVFCVPIQTVAQREGVLVPHVVRCCVEELERRGMDEVGIYRVSGTTSDISALKTAFNSNLREAVTRLRNAEVNAVSGVLKLYFRELPEPLIPTELFQSLARILDIQDMNSRIVSMMSLLHSCPDPNRHTFLYLLHHLQRVSEKQDVNKMSLLNLATVFGPSLLRPPVVGLGHDGPTVDISQEVVVQVQVVFCYLQCNNLPEARTSLPHDADAEDETTHM; from the exons ATGGACGTCTACCAGGAGGCTGTGCGTTATCTGGAGTCGCAGCATGTACCGG tggTAGCTGTGGCGGAGGCTGACGTCCTGGAGGAGGATGTGTTTCAGGAGGAGACAGTGTCCTGTCTGCTGTCCCCTCTCCACCCTGAGACCTTCGACTTCCCTGACACCCCC aCGTTATGCAGCCCGGAGGAAATGTTGGAGAGGAGGCTTGTGGTCCTGAAAGGCGTCCTGGAGAGTGAGGAGGTTTATCTCAGGGAGCTGGAGGCGCTGCTGATG CCCATGAAGGCTCTGCGGGCCTCAGCCGGGACCTCCCAGCCCGTTCTGTCCAGTCAGCAGGTCCAGACCGTTTTCTACCAGGTGCCTGAGCTCAGAGACCTGCACCAGAGCTTCTGCTCCGGCCTGAAGGCCCGGCTGAGCTCGCACTGCCAGCCTGAACCCGGAGCTGCTGACGACAAAAACATGAGCTGCACGGGCTTTGAGCTGATGGTGGGGGACCTGTTTCTAAAAATG GTGAACCACATTGGTCTGTACGGAGGTTTCATTGGAAACTATGAGGACGCTGTTGAAATAGTCCACAAGTGCACAAACTCGGACCCTCGCTTCCGGACTCTGGCCCAG AGCATGATGTCTCATAACGGCTCGGACAAAACCAAGTACACATTTGAAG ctctACTGTACAAGCCTTTGGACAGAGTAACCAAGACCACACTAGTGCTGCGT GACCTCCTAAAGACGACGCCAGTGGAACATGGAGACTACACATCCTTACAGGAAGCTCTGAGATTGTCCCGCAGCTTCCTGTCTGGTGTCAACGAGAGTTCACAGTGCAAACGAGAGGTCACGCTCAGTCACGGCATG AGGCGTCAGCTGATGCGTGACGGATTTGTGGTGGATGCGAGCGAGGGGGAACGCAACCTGCGTCACCTCTTCCTTTACACCGACCTCTTGCTGTGCACCAGattcaaacatgcaaacagagg GAAGCCAGACCAGTACAGATTCTGCTGGTATCTTCCTCTTGCTGGCCTCAAGCTTCGCTGGGTTGCAGATCAGGAACGTTCGCCAGACGCACACCTTCGCTTACACACCATAAGAACCAAGATGTACCTCCTCCGACAACAACTACGGCAACACGca aaaGGGTTTTGGGGTTTGGCAGCTCGGAGCAGGAAACTGGAGCAACTGGAGCTGATGCTGCTCACACACTCGCCAGTTTACACACTGGAGCTGCACAGCCCCAGCGACAAG AGTCACACTCTCGTCTTCTCGTCCTTGTATGAACTTGAAGAATGGAGAGAAGCCGTTCACAAACTCACCACAGACA ACATAGAAACGGTCCCTCCAGACCTGCTCACCCTCACCAGTGCGTGCGTGAAACTGAGAATGACCCAGCAGCCACCACTGCACAGCACAAACGCCG TTGAGGACGAGGCGTGTCTGTGTGGGACTCTGAGTGTGGCCGTCCACTCTGCCTGCGGCCTGCAGCAGCCAGCCt acgtgtatgtgtgtgtggaggtggatGGTTACGAGTTTTACGATAAACAAGCCCAGACGCACTCATCAGTCTGCAGCCTCAACCCACACTGGGACCAG GAGCTGTCGTTCCAGGTGGACGGAGCGCAGGAGCTGAGGGTGCTCTGTGTGAGTCAGTCTGACAGACAGGATCAGACTGTCCTCggaaaagctgctgtgaag ttgGAGTCTAAAACCCTGAGTAAACGTTGGAGGAGACAAACTCTGCAGCTCGGCCAGGTGGAGGTGACTCTCTCCGTGAAGTTCTGTCCCCACCCGCTCGAACCGCCGAGCTCTACGGCTCAACAGCAGCTGCCTGTCTTCTGTGTCCCCATTCAAACCGTGGCTCA GCGGGAGGGCGTGCTCGTCCCTCATGTGGTGCGCTGCTGCGTGGAAGAGTTGGAGAGGAGAGGCATGGACGAGGTCGGCATCTACAGGGTTTCAGGAACCACCAGTGACATCAGCGCGCTTAAGACTGCGTTCAACAGCA ATCTGCGCGAAGCCGTAACCAGGCTGAGGAACGCTGAAGTCAACGCCGTCTCCGGGGTCCTCAAACTTTACTTCAGAGAGCTGCCGGAGCCCCTCATACCCACTGAGCTGTTTCAGAGTCTGGCCCGGATCCTGG ACATCCAGGACATGAACTCTCGGATTGTCTCCATGATGTCCCTGCTGCACTCCTGTCCTGACCCCAACCGCCACACCTTCCTGTATCTCCTGCACCACCTGCAGCG agtCTCTGAGAAGCAAGACGTCAACAAGATGTCTCTGCTgaacctggctacagtgttcGGTCCGAGCCTCTTACGACCTCCTGTGGTTGGACTGGGACACGACGGCCCCACGGTGGATATTTCGCAGGAGGTGGTGGTGCAG gtcCAAGTGGTTTTCTGCTACCTGCAGTGCAACAACCTCCCCGAAGCCCGGACCTCGCTGCCACATGACGCGGACGCCGAGGATGAGACCACCCACATGTGA
- the si:dkey-33c9.6 gene encoding active breakpoint cluster region-related protein isoform X2, whose protein sequence is MTHKVGVLSCLSAVWPMKALRASAGTSQPVLSSQQVQTVFYQVPELRDLHQSFCSGLKARLSSHCQPEPGAADDKNMSCTGFELMVGDLFLKMVNHIGLYGGFIGNYEDAVEIVHKCTNSDPRFRTLAQSMMSHNGSDKTKYTFEALLYKPLDRVTKTTLVLRDLLKTTPVEHGDYTSLQEALRLSRSFLSGVNESSQCKREVTLSHGMRRQLMRDGFVVDASEGERNLRHLFLYTDLLLCTRFKHANRGKPDQYRFCWYLPLAGLKLRWVADQERSPDAHLRLHTIRTKMYLLRQQLRQHAKGFWGLAARSRKLEQLELMLLTHSPVYTLELHSPSDKSHTLVFSSLYELEEWREAVHKLTTDNIETVPPDLLTLTSACVKLRMTQQPPLHSTNAVEDEACLCGTLSVAVHSACGLQQPAYVYVCVEVDGYEFYDKQAQTHSSVCSLNPHWDQELSFQVDGAQELRVLCVSQSDRQDQTVLGKAAVKLESKTLSKRWRRQTLQLGQVEVTLSVKFCPHPLEPPSSTAQQQLPVFCVPIQTVAQREGVLVPHVVRCCVEELERRGMDEVGIYRVSGTTSDISALKTAFNSNLREAVTRLRNAEVNAVSGVLKLYFRELPEPLIPTELFQSLARILDIQDMNSRIVSMMSLLHSCPDPNRHTFLYLLHHLQRVSEKQDVNKMSLLNLATVFGPSLLRPPVVGLGHDGPTVDISQEVVVQVQVVFCYLQCNNLPEARTSLPHDADAEDETTHM, encoded by the exons ATGACTCATAAAGTTGGTGTTTTATCTTGTCTCTCAGCGGTGTGg CCCATGAAGGCTCTGCGGGCCTCAGCCGGGACCTCCCAGCCCGTTCTGTCCAGTCAGCAGGTCCAGACCGTTTTCTACCAGGTGCCTGAGCTCAGAGACCTGCACCAGAGCTTCTGCTCCGGCCTGAAGGCCCGGCTGAGCTCGCACTGCCAGCCTGAACCCGGAGCTGCTGACGACAAAAACATGAGCTGCACGGGCTTTGAGCTGATGGTGGGGGACCTGTTTCTAAAAATG GTGAACCACATTGGTCTGTACGGAGGTTTCATTGGAAACTATGAGGACGCTGTTGAAATAGTCCACAAGTGCACAAACTCGGACCCTCGCTTCCGGACTCTGGCCCAG AGCATGATGTCTCATAACGGCTCGGACAAAACCAAGTACACATTTGAAG ctctACTGTACAAGCCTTTGGACAGAGTAACCAAGACCACACTAGTGCTGCGT GACCTCCTAAAGACGACGCCAGTGGAACATGGAGACTACACATCCTTACAGGAAGCTCTGAGATTGTCCCGCAGCTTCCTGTCTGGTGTCAACGAGAGTTCACAGTGCAAACGAGAGGTCACGCTCAGTCACGGCATG AGGCGTCAGCTGATGCGTGACGGATTTGTGGTGGATGCGAGCGAGGGGGAACGCAACCTGCGTCACCTCTTCCTTTACACCGACCTCTTGCTGTGCACCAGattcaaacatgcaaacagagg GAAGCCAGACCAGTACAGATTCTGCTGGTATCTTCCTCTTGCTGGCCTCAAGCTTCGCTGGGTTGCAGATCAGGAACGTTCGCCAGACGCACACCTTCGCTTACACACCATAAGAACCAAGATGTACCTCCTCCGACAACAACTACGGCAACACGca aaaGGGTTTTGGGGTTTGGCAGCTCGGAGCAGGAAACTGGAGCAACTGGAGCTGATGCTGCTCACACACTCGCCAGTTTACACACTGGAGCTGCACAGCCCCAGCGACAAG AGTCACACTCTCGTCTTCTCGTCCTTGTATGAACTTGAAGAATGGAGAGAAGCCGTTCACAAACTCACCACAGACA ACATAGAAACGGTCCCTCCAGACCTGCTCACCCTCACCAGTGCGTGCGTGAAACTGAGAATGACCCAGCAGCCACCACTGCACAGCACAAACGCCG TTGAGGACGAGGCGTGTCTGTGTGGGACTCTGAGTGTGGCCGTCCACTCTGCCTGCGGCCTGCAGCAGCCAGCCt acgtgtatgtgtgtgtggaggtggatGGTTACGAGTTTTACGATAAACAAGCCCAGACGCACTCATCAGTCTGCAGCCTCAACCCACACTGGGACCAG GAGCTGTCGTTCCAGGTGGACGGAGCGCAGGAGCTGAGGGTGCTCTGTGTGAGTCAGTCTGACAGACAGGATCAGACTGTCCTCggaaaagctgctgtgaag ttgGAGTCTAAAACCCTGAGTAAACGTTGGAGGAGACAAACTCTGCAGCTCGGCCAGGTGGAGGTGACTCTCTCCGTGAAGTTCTGTCCCCACCCGCTCGAACCGCCGAGCTCTACGGCTCAACAGCAGCTGCCTGTCTTCTGTGTCCCCATTCAAACCGTGGCTCA GCGGGAGGGCGTGCTCGTCCCTCATGTGGTGCGCTGCTGCGTGGAAGAGTTGGAGAGGAGAGGCATGGACGAGGTCGGCATCTACAGGGTTTCAGGAACCACCAGTGACATCAGCGCGCTTAAGACTGCGTTCAACAGCA ATCTGCGCGAAGCCGTAACCAGGCTGAGGAACGCTGAAGTCAACGCCGTCTCCGGGGTCCTCAAACTTTACTTCAGAGAGCTGCCGGAGCCCCTCATACCCACTGAGCTGTTTCAGAGTCTGGCCCGGATCCTGG ACATCCAGGACATGAACTCTCGGATTGTCTCCATGATGTCCCTGCTGCACTCCTGTCCTGACCCCAACCGCCACACCTTCCTGTATCTCCTGCACCACCTGCAGCG agtCTCTGAGAAGCAAGACGTCAACAAGATGTCTCTGCTgaacctggctacagtgttcGGTCCGAGCCTCTTACGACCTCCTGTGGTTGGACTGGGACACGACGGCCCCACGGTGGATATTTCGCAGGAGGTGGTGGTGCAG gtcCAAGTGGTTTTCTGCTACCTGCAGTGCAACAACCTCCCCGAAGCCCGGACCTCGCTGCCACATGACGCGGACGCCGAGGATGAGACCACCCACATGTGA